The DNA sequence GTTGATTTGGAAACAAGAATTTTAAAGTGGAAGTGTAGCCAGAGCAGCAGTCAATGTAGCTCAGTGAGCACCGGGAtgatggatgaatgggacttggtgcggaTTAGGGGGCAGCCAGCAGAGTTCTGGATGAGCTCAAGCTTATGGGGGATGGAAAATGGGGGGCTGACCAGGAGTGGGCCTGGAATATATATGTCTAAAGGGTAACAAAGGCGTTTGTAAGGGTTTCAGCGACAGATgagttgagggaggggcagagtcagATGATCAGTGGAAATAGGCAATTTAAAAGAATTTCAGGCTCAATAATTTTGCAAGTACCAAAAGGCGGAATTCTGCCCAGCTGTGCTTGAGGAGGAGTCTCAGTTACTATGAGTGTATGTCGTAGAGGCATGGCATGTGATTGATTGTTTGATGGGCAGAGCCAGTCGACCAACTTTCTTCGCATTGGCACACATTTGAAAAATTTAGGCCATGGTGTTCATGATTTCTGAAAGCTTGCTCTACAAAATGCAACTACTTACCAATCTCTTCCACGTATTTTAAGAAACATGTAGTACAAAATCCATTCTGTTCTTCAGTCCCAAAGTACTGACAGTTTGGATTTCTGCATTTTCCAGATTCATTGATCTGACTGAACGTCTGTCCTTGGTCCTGGTGAGACAATGTTCCATAACTGCCCGTGCTGGCCAGTGACTCTGAAGGAACGTGCTTGGTTCTGGCATGTGACTTTGCAAGAGAATCAATTGGCTTTAAGCAGGAGAAACACAAACCATTGAACTTTCTTATTTCTTGCTTACAATTGCTGCACCTTTCTCCCCACAGATCCATTGTTTCCTCCACTATTTCACCTGCCGACTTAGGAAAGCACAGAGCAGGATGACCGTCGCCCTCTGGAAAATATTCTAAGTGGTGATTTGCTTGGAAGCAACTTTGGCAGAGTCCATTCTGTGTCACGCTTCCAGTGAACGGACATTGAGATGTTTTGCATTTCAGGGCGCTGTTCTCATTGAAGAAAGGAATGTGCGATGCTGGCGGAGATGGAGTTGATTGAGTGTTCCTGATCTCTTGCAATCCAAAGATCTTTGTTCTTTCTGACTGCAAATGTTCATCAGACCCTTGGCTGCCACTTTGATTACAGTTGATCATCCCTGAAGACACTACTTCCTTTTGGAAAGCATCGTGACACATATGACAGAATGGCTTTGTGAATTTTGAGCAGAAGTATGTGCAACCACGAGTCAAACATTTGTCTCCCACAATGGATAGATTTGAGAGAAAAGCAAGTTCCTCCTCATTCCCACAACTTCTTTCCTTATCCATGTTTTGCTGCCAGAATATGTACTGATGATTAACCAGCTGGAAATAATCTTGAACCAAGTTAAGATCATCGGGCAAAGGATTTGGAAACAAcctgcaaaacaaaacaaaactgcatTTATTTATAATCTTATTTTTCTCCTTTGAAGGATTTTCCTTTTATAAAGTCGATTTTAGGGCAGcaaggtaggacagtggttagcacttttgcttcacagctccagggtcccaggttcgattcccggcttgggtcactgtttgtgtggaatctgcacgttctccccgtgtctgcatgggtttcctccgggtgctccggcttcctcccacaagtcctgaaagatgtgcttgttgggtgaattagactttctgaattctcactctgtgtacctgagcaggcgcccgaatgtggcgactaggggctttttactgtaacttcattgcagtgttaatgtggccctacttgtgacaataaagattgttattattattcaaTTATAAGACTTTTCATTCACTTCATAGGGACAAAGATCCTGAAATGAAATGGTTGTTCTGTTCTCTCATTGATGGCAGACTCTGTCCTATCACATTTAATCACCTTGAAGGGTTTCAGAACAAATTGGTTGGAATGCCCAGCCCTTCCAGCTAGCagggtcttctggtcctgccaaaggcGATTTCCTGTGGCAGGTTCCCTGGCAGTGGGCCAGGCGAGCCATACAAAACGTCGTAGATTTTGGCGGGACAGGTAAGGTCCCAGCAGCCAATGGTGTGCCTCCTCTGCCACCGGGAGGGTCAGAAAATCTCGGCCGTTGTATCATCTTACTATGAGCTATACTCGTGCCTCAAAGTGAGAGATTTGGAGGTGTTCCTAGGGGCAGAGCTAAGAGCTGAAGAAATACCGTCAACAAATTGGTACTCAGTTTCCTTCAATCAAAAATAATAGCCACAGCCTTAtggaactttaaaaaaattatcctttcatgggatgtgtgtgtcactggcgtgacctgcattttctgctcatctctaattgcctttgaattGAGTCGCTGGTTAGaatcatttcagaggggcagttatgagtcaatcttattgctgtggatcaggagtcacaggtaggccagaccaggtaaggacagcagatttccttttttaaaagagcattagtgaaccaacTGAGTCTTTGAAACACTCGATGGTCACCATTAACTCGACCAActttagaatgtggcgactaggggcttttcacagtaacttcattgaaggctacttgtgacaataagcgattttcatttcattttcatatcctgGATTTAcacattgaatttaaatttcaccaggtgctgtggtgggatttgaactcgcgtCCCCTGAGttttatcctgggcctctggattgccagTGATGTTACTACCATGCCACCACCTTCCAAATCTGGACAAAATATTTTCAGTGATGTGATCATATAAAATCTACAAAATGTCATCATTCACTAAACAAATGCATTAATTGGAACAATTACTTATATGCTCTGATACTAATACAAAGAGTGATTAGATATTTTATTTTCAATAGCTCACTGTTAATCACCAGTCCCAAACTTCCAATCGTTCGAAATACATTACTTCTTAGTTTCCAGAGAAAAGACAGATGAGTTAGTCGTGGCTGGGGAATTAATTAATTTGCCCATCATCCACAACCTTTTACTGCCCTTTGATTCCCTTGATTCAACTAAGACAATTTGGATATTTGTATCTTTTATTACAACTTGCAAATGATCTCATTGGAACCAGAGTTAATGATACAAAACAACTTTTAAAAACCTTAATTGGTGAATAGCAGTTTGTGACATTTTACTGCattaagggtgctatataaatgcacattgctTGCCTGGTTTGGAAGCTTCAACAGGCTGTGCTTCACTCCAGGGTTCTGTTTCCTCTGTTGCATTATCACAAGCATTGGTGCCTTACTCTAATATGTTAATGAGCCTATCCCTGCAATATTGGGCAAGAGAATGATGGGAAAAGGCAGTTCCTCAAAGTTTTGCCCTATTGTATCCCACCTGTGTGCCAAGGTAATTTCTTGAACTGCACTGCACTACTGAAGCAGGCAGTTTGAGTTGGGAAACGTCCTGAATCCTCAAACCTTTAGTGTTCAAAGTGTCCTGAGAGGCCCGGGGTATAGGTGGACACGCCGATCTCAGAAGCGTGGTGCAGGTGGccgggggggtgggcgagtgcgaggcagGTGGGTTAGAAGGGCTGCCTCGAATTTTTGGGGCTTTATCACAGTTGTTTTAGAAGTTGTTACATCCTTATCCCTCACATCCACCTACTACCAACTCTCATCAGCTCCTAACGCTCCATGTCACCTCTATAGCCACTCACCAATATTCACCATGGCCAGACCTCAGGAGTCATTTGGTAATGATAAAAGAATAACCGTCTAACAACCTAATATAACTCCCACTCTGACACATTTGATAGTGAAAGAAACCTCCCATTCATAAAACACACACAAAGCTATCAAATCTCTACATTTGGCGAATTGAAAACAAACAAACTTTTATTCAGACTGCACATCAAATACAGTTAATCCTTTAATAGACTCTTTAAACTGTCAGTAAAATTGTGAAAGCAGAATCTCGACTGAGATAACTAACTTTAGAAGCTCAGCCAGCATTCATCATGACATATGATAGTCCTTTGGAAATTTCAACAAAGAACTCTATTGAAACTTCATGATCAGATGCTACACTTTTTCTAACCTAcacctgtcaatcaaagcagtccagcaaaagttttttttaaactccCCATGATAGCTGCAGCCAGCACTTTTTAAGGTTTGAAGAACAagacattttttaaaatttcagttCATGACAGTCATACAggctttttaaagaaaataatctttattctcacaagtaagtttacagtaacactgtaataaagttactgtgaaaagcccctagtcgccacattccagtgcctgttcgggtacatggagggagaattcagaatgtcccaaattacctaacagcacgtctttcggaattgtggggggaaaacggagcacccggaggaaacccacgcagacatgggaacatgtagactccgcacagacagtgacctaagctgggaatggaacctgggacactggagctgtgaagcaacagtgctaaccactgtgctactgtgcagcccattATCCACTCCAGCAATTTGTGACTCCTCCACTGCCGGTTAAGGCCCTTGAAAAAGCCAAAACAGGGTCTGTTTTAACACTGCTGGCTGGCCTTGCGGAGTTTGGTTTTCCCTCCTGTGTAAATCACACCCCTCCCCTTTCCTCAACTGACACAAATTGGATCTGAGGGTGTCTTCCCGACTCTGCCAAAATCCAGCCCCTCGGGTGTCTAGTTTTCTGATTCAAATCGAATGTTTGGAATCTTGTGCTGAACCAGGTTTGTCAGTGGATTGGATCAAGATCCAGCTATCACAATTGAAAACTCAATTTTTCCACTGGAATTTGTAAATAATTAACTTTGTTCTAAAAAAGGAAAGCAGAATCTGTAGGTAGGCATTAATTATGATTTAAATTCCAAGATGTAaatgcaagatggcgccggagcatggcgattCTGCGAGCTCTCTCAACCCGACCTCTTTCTGTTATCTCTTATCACCattgcccttgttccacactgtaaccatcactttttgttgatgtaccattgtcaatggacTCTGTTGATTATCCAACCTATCCACATAACCTagtaatcccacctcacctttatggacactaaaggcaatttatcatggccaatccacctaacctgcacatctttggaccgtgggaggaaaccggagcacccggaggaaacccacacagattcagggagaacgtgcagattccacacatacagtgacccaagccgggagtcgaacctgggaccctggagctgtgaagcaactgcactaaccactgtgctaccttgctggatAATAAAAATGACATGGTAACACGGTGCATGTTTTTCCGGTAGTTAATGAGACGATTAGACTGACCTGGCTGCATTGACAAATTCCACACCTTTCCAGTCTGGGACAGGAATCCCAGTCAAATAATTGTTCAGCAACTTTTTTTTGTCACCTTTTTCAGTATCCAGGAGAAAGCGAATTGGTAATTCTACACTCCCATCCTTACTTGGTACCACTAGTGGAAAAGCATTGATTTCTGAAGGAGGAAAACATTTGgaatcttttaaaaatatattcctGGAGTCAGTACACTTTGCGATGTAACAAATGCTTTGATCATCATCCTGATTTTTTTTACACATCCTGGAGTTGAAATTTCCTCCCACTCTACAACTGGCCCAACGGAGACCTTCTTTAAAATATATATAATGCTCGAACCATGACCGGGGGAGCAGCCAGGGTTTTCTCCCTGGGTCAAAGATATTGGGAATAGCAGCCAGAGACAGAGGGGGCCCATCCAATTATAATATATTTAAAGAGTCTAGTTTCCGATGGACTCCTCCAGGCTCAACAAAGGTCTCCGCTGCTCAGGGCCACTCTATAGTCACTTTGTCATGTTCACATTCGGGAGTTACAACTGAGCCCAAAGTCTCTTACCtagatacaatgggcgggatttaactaaatgggaacacagTCCCACAACAAGCACGTTTAGCTGTGCGTTTCCTGGTGCTCGCAGAGCCGGGAAACACGACGCTATAAAACAGCACCCAGGTTAAATAGGGGGCCTCAGGGGGAAAgcatggccaaggccgcacatagaccCGGTTTGCTCACTGAGTaggtccgctcgccagaactccatttttaaatggcatcccaatctctggagCCACAAAAacaatccccaacccccctcccaagccccaacgcacaatgggagggtccccacctaccccaccccaaCAACTGTGCAAGGCACCCCCGACCCGATCACCACCGTACAAAAACAATGCCAGCTTGTCAGGCCAGGGTAACATcttgcccaaaaggcatgcacctgGAGGCCTCCGGTCCCCTGGGAAACCCTCATGAGTTTCATTCCGTCGGGTTCCCATTTGTGAAGACCACTACAGAACTGCACTCGCCCAAGATCTCCGAGGCAAaagggaaaatcccaaagcctcagtgtTGCtaccttttggttggttcaattggctctgttttataacctttgctctagagtcgccaggtatctttatgataccaccacgaggttcaagttcaagtaatgatcaatagctcaacacaccaattagtaagattcaaatcaaaacacatttattatacacagtaaatcactactcatgcataaactctactttctagactactcctatcactaaaaggcctatatgtagcttcggactggtccaccaggtcaggggaacaaatggcctttcgttcaggtcctgagtctgcaggattcaaaagctggtatggactggtagctaggagcgcctatctcgtagcaagcgttgactggagacttacttggttgatgtggcagcttggacagtcactctcatgggttgattcaagttgctgagtgatcctgccaaagaaggacgatttgaacttggggctttactttatagtccccaggggcatcccgcccttcggggcggaccccgtacctggttccaagtgattggactactttctgattacttggatcgatttctccaatgctggagcggttccctgatcgttgggcggtccctaaatgttcgttggccttcctgtgtcttggctcctgctggcgccgaggagtctggcttggctttatttaccttaactgttgccattgtgccttgggatcgcacattactatgtagatggctgctgcattactatgcagatggctgctggtttcagtgctgtctggttccttacaggtttcaatacacatgatttctgcatttcctagtctttgcctgtgttggctgaatttccctttagcctttgcggttctctattttacgtcgggaagtggccaactcaggtggctacactccctcctcgtgatcctaacgcgaagcgtgaaggatcacataactacgttgtcttcattccctgacccggcgagcactcttctatggcctctacactgaccataactatgcaagaaaaattttaactaacattttaactggcgctatgtcaaaacagggacatgcattcccaaaataaaaaaacggtacctctaactgtcctcaataaactacactcactcaaacattcactcatactaacttcctaaacaatacaaaatgaaagcagcatttacatttttcctggcttggcagtcaagcacaggattgtacaatctttccatttctttatttacagaatgcaaacaaatgtcctttattatagatcgacgggttcgggggtctggtgaaaaccgaaaataggggatctcattctgtacaCCGGGGTGctagctctccttctccatttcctcatgcggatagtctgcacgatgcgtcgccaacactaatagggatttgactacgtaggaaagggagtaccacgttatgagcttatcacaccatgatggtgtatcaGGGACTATCTTGGGGTTctgtgtgctatggggaagtggATCATTACcggttgggggtgttggggtcagggggttcgcgttcacgcgcaaccgggtacaaattgcaataacgaaaAACATGTATGCCATCTttattgttgtcttcttctttctcttctcttcctttccgtgttgtctcttttcctggagcttctggggttctatggatcaagcatagtgtctgttactatcttggttaatatctcgtctgttagtatgtctgtccttcagtgccaattctccctttacaatttgtcaccatgtgtgactccctcattttttttaaaaaccgaatattcaggacaagacacgcttaaaaatactgaaacagtgcgagccgtctcgcaggctgtgcgatttaccatccaaatggttgaggatgtaaatagcatggggatggcaacctaagggtcgcctgaaaacaaaacaaaactttttgaaccaaacgtACCGAAataaggtgcgtatgggccgcgacgggtaataattggatggaatccccgggtaggacggcgaccaatgctgtgtgtgctctacccgagcgtagctgatcagagggggggtcctcaggcagggcgggtcccaatgccgattctccactgcctgagcaaccgacaagaacgggcaagaaatgtagtcatcgtggggggttgccgtattggttctaccttcgaaccagaagagcagttatgaacgggggctggcaagctctcagtggtttctgccgatgagtgcgctggcaagttctcaaaggtttctgcagacaaataaggcgtggggccatggaaaaatttccgatcttacaaacaacatttaaaaataactgtaacaaacaacattaaacaacttgctgcaggttccatcagaaaggacaccgtaaatcacatttgaactggggtgtaactagcatatggaggcagtgtagtgtggccgaagaagagaggaaggaggagtgaaacaaaaatgaagtggccttgctgaggtgtcccggCCAGGAGAAgttgtgggtaagcgctcacagtgtgcatggggcagctgggaccttgtagctgctgtgggtggtgttctctttcatatctgggggctagtctagctggtgggggtctcctgcagtctcgggcgaagtgtcctggctgcccacagttgtaacatgacccctggggcacataaggtggagcaggctctctggtgcattgttcccttgggtatggttccctgggtgggggggtcggggctgttggtgtcttttctGGTTCGGGAGGCATTTGGGGGCTgatcccgttgctgtttcaggggggcttgacattctcgtgtgtaatgtcctaattgtccgcaattgtaacattcctgtggtttctgtggggggctgttcctgtctTTATTCGCCCATGCGGGGTTCtgctgcgttttcaccgcttggatgtctgcttctgcctgctgttcctcgggtttcctaactgcgggtttgttttgtacaaacTGCTCCCAGgctcgggacaatctttttaaaacccatttctcattgtgggcttcctctgaggggtcataatttgtacaggctttttgtcctgcctccgtggcatgggagataagcgtgcgggtccatttggccataccgtcttgggacaaataggcacgttctaaattaccgaaaactgctgtgaaatggatccagcaaacgctgtggggtgttccgtctttctctgcctgcacttattcaggccttctacagtcacctctgttgtagccaatcgcatctaggaggatcgctgcgtgcatctctgcaagggtgccacctcctacattctgtgggtcgggaagggctgctacgaccgaagggtttaagctcaaaactgtgagcttcacgtgctcatgaagtccaggccgtacatggtcgcctgctgctgtactctagcaaagaagtggtgggggtctgaggtggggaggaacggtgtgattttctcgcacgcgtcccgtaattgagtcacggttaagggggtggtataaagaaattctgtatctccgtccgacgtgactgtgcggtgggtggttactggtttcattggtgcctgaactatctgctctgtggggggttggggcgctttggtatgttccctgaacatatctatgcgcggtctcatttaattcttcccaatgtgggccatcttcctcatctaattgggatgcaaaggtgctctgaaacccattctgaactgaaagtaaagactgcagttTTGCAATCTGCTTCCGACaatttgcgtgatctagtgagcgctgtctgtgctctgtggtggtagcatggagtgctcgtaatgctgctttcaggtcgctacactgcctctgcaatgcctctacctgtttctctgtttcctctcttaccaggactgcacgttgcgtgtcctgataggcctttttgtcCTGTGTCTGGaaactgcttaagtgcgccagacaagactgctgTGCCCACTTGGcaccatccacctctccgtcctttgctgctaacttccttcttaattctgcgttctctttctctatctcgctcacatcgaccttactcattcgatgtgcctcctctatctctctgcggagcgcccgaacgacctcctctgtgcctcgcaattgtgccaaacaggacacgattgccatcggtttgcgagcttttcccaagcttttcctaTGAATTTCTGACAGTTTCTCCCACCAagcatgtcctatactcccgggtcctgcttcctcattgtcacagaatttgctccaaggccatcctttccctttgaggtactttctgatttccacttcccaaacgggacagtgtcctactctactgctggtcgctgtgagcacgaattcttcggggttcatgagacattgcattgcctgcattgccatctttcatctctgaatacttctcttaaaatttggaacgaggggtacgaagaaatgaaaatgaaaatcgcttattgtcacaagtaggcttcaaatgaagttactgtgaaaagcccctagtcgccacattccggtgcctgttcggggaggctggtacgggaattgaactgtgctgctggcccgccttggtctgctttcaaagccagcgatttagccctgtgctaaacagccccgacagtgctgtaattacgggtacggctttcgctattttccagaatacaaactcccgacagtttttcgcaacaaaaaatctatcagtttaccttatagccctgttagttacgcatgcattaacacacttccgaattatgaggattgatcaaaactgcttgaacacttgtggtttttctgttcccaattggatttctaattcaaactttgggttctcctggagtggttaagccacttctaagtcgggtcccgtcaggatgtcggcagtaatatgttgctaacttttggttagttcaattggctctgttttataaactttgctctagagtcgccaggtatctttatgataccgccacgaggttcaagttcaagtaatgatcaataactcaacatatCAATTAGTAAGatacaaatcaaaacacatttattatacacagtaaatcactactcatgcataaactctactttctaggctattcctatcactgtaaggtctatacttagcttcggactggcccaccaggtcaggggaacaaatggcctttcgttcaggtcgtgagtctgcaggattcaaaagctggtatggattggtagctaggagcgtctatctcgtagcgagcgttgactggagacttacttggttgatacggcagcttggacaggtgactctcacgggttgattcaagttgctgagtgaccctgccaaagaaggacgatttgaacttgggggctttactttatagtccccaggggcttcccgcccttcggggcggaccccgtacctggttccaagtgattggactactttctgatcacttggatcgatttctcaatgctggagcagttccctgatcgttgggcggtccctaaatgtccattggccttcctttgtcttggctcctgctggcgccgaggagtctggcttggctttatttaccttaactgttgccattgtgccttggaatcgcacattactatgtagatggctgctggtttcagcgctgtctggttccttacaggtttcaatacacatgatttctgtatttcctagtctttgcctgtgttggctgaatttcccttcagcctttgcggttctctattttaagtcgggaagtggccaactcaggtggctgcaTCAGGTACCTCGGGATACTGCAtactaaagtgagactagctgttttgctttaatatgcagatttgcctaaaagtgatcctgcctacaatgggtgggatttacattatgtctcgtgagatcacgttagatctcgcgaggcattgcgagccaggtagatcccaagagctgggtctcctggcttctattggCCACGCTGCGCTGCAGTGATCTGCTTTTCTGGCACACTGAGAACTAAAGGAACAGAATTTAGATTCTTAATCTCTGCAGTATGTTCAATGCCAGATGTCACAACACAAACTGCTGTCATACTTTCAGTGCTTCCTGAGTATATAATTATGGTGAGGAGCTGCCATAGGGTGGTTGTGAGCAGGTTGGACCAAGGTCCCGACCATCAACCACAGGATTATTTATAAAAAGCAGCCCTCAAGGCAGGCGGagtttgcagtcagcgtcacatgaGTTGCTCCTTCCCACACCTGGTTCATTGTAATGAGATCCCTGAGCAGGTCTGGCAGGGTCATTGCTGGGATGTGGGAGGTGCATGTGTTTAACCATTATCATTGTGACCCAAGGAATTTGGCCCTAAAGATATTGCTGCTGCTAGAGTGTAAAGTCTATTTGTTCTCCATTCTTGAAATTAGCACTCAGGTTAGTTATAGACCAGCTTGTAAATCAGAACTTTGGCTTTGTTTGTGGGGGAGTTAATGAATAACAGCAGCCATTTTGGCTTGTTACAGATCTTTACATGTTACCCGAAAATCGATCGACTCTTGAAATGGACAAGTTAAACACCTTACCCGGCCCTACATCATTTATATCGATGAGTGGTGTAAAATGTTGATTCACATAGCTGAGCAAAATGGGATAAGTGTGGCAGTGATAGGGAGGCCAGTGCAAAGGCAGGTAAATCCCAGCAGGGCTCGATGTCATCATGGCTGAAGCACTTTTGGAACGTCCTTCTGAGTTGCCTGCTTTCAAAAATAAAAAATCACAACTGTTATTTCAAATGGATTATTATAAAAgcggaaaatgctgggaaaacccagcaggtctggaagcatctgtgaaGAGGGAAACAGGGGGTTAACGT is a window from the Scyliorhinus torazame isolate Kashiwa2021f chromosome 1, sScyTor2.1, whole genome shotgun sequence genome containing:
- the LOC140411087 gene encoding tumor necrosis factor alpha-induced protein 3-like isoform X2 gives rise to the protein MERTGILPDTLADSNLIKAAKLRALIREDIIKPTSADPLIHHLNTLHVCTVQLCSTKGYPAKFRRILEQALLDVAAWKALQEARTLNWCKEVRKQFPLKVSGEGNRLLHSISLYMWGVQDTDLDLQKTFHEALVKTQDANFKLRLWTEYREDPTLFQESEIWDQEWLNVIKSADPRSSAGQAFTNMYQDVHIFVLANIIRRPIVVIVGNSEGRSKSASAMMTSSPAGIYLPLHWPPYHCHTYPILLSYVNQHFTPLIDINDVGPEINAFPLVVPSKDGSVELPIRFLLDTEKGDKKKLLNNYLTGIPVPDWKGVEFVNAARLFPNPLPDDLNLVQDYFQLVNHQYIFWQQNMDKERSCGNEEELAFLSNLSIVGDKCLTRGCTYFCSKFTKPFCHMCHDAFQKEVVSSGMINCNQSGSQGSDEHLQSERTKIFGLQEIRNTQSTPSPPASHIPFFNENSALKCKTSQCPFTGSVTQNGLCQSCFQANHHLEYFPEGDGHPALCFPKSAGEIVEETMDLWGERCSNCKQEIRKFNGLCFSCLKPIDSLAKSHARTKHVPSESLASTGSYGTLSHQDQGQTFSQINESGKCRNPNCQYFGTEEQNGFCTTCFLKYVEEIGASSEQDPNRQQSKEPPPSPGDLAQISSHLKNMSVCCKHECSMLANPVYNGYCEKCYVDVQRKHFQRLEMVSDIPTEQHAWSPVMRRCPNSNPSNDPKLPERTTSEHIGWETVRSRNNSSGHLQSSHILTSSSSDQRNAEPKRILCRTHDCKHFGNEKCDGYCNACFTTSQMFGK
- the LOC140411087 gene encoding tumor necrosis factor alpha-induced protein 3-like isoform X1 codes for the protein MERTGILPDTLADSNLIKAAKLRALIREDIIKPTSADPLIHHLNTLHVCTVQLCSTKGYPAKFRRILEQALLDVAAWKALQEARTLNWCKEVRKQFPLKVSGEGNRLLHSISLYMWGVQDTDLDLQKTFHEALVKTQDANFKLRLWTEYREDPTLFQESEIWDQEWLNVIKSADPRSSAGQAFTNMYQDVHIFVLANIIRRPIVVIVAGNSEGRSKSASAMMTSSPAGIYLPLHWPPYHCHTYPILLSYVNQHFTPLIDINDVGPEINAFPLVVPSKDGSVELPIRFLLDTEKGDKKKLLNNYLTGIPVPDWKGVEFVNAARLFPNPLPDDLNLVQDYFQLVNHQYIFWQQNMDKERSCGNEEELAFLSNLSIVGDKCLTRGCTYFCSKFTKPFCHMCHDAFQKEVVSSGMINCNQSGSQGSDEHLQSERTKIFGLQEIRNTQSTPSPPASHIPFFNENSALKCKTSQCPFTGSVTQNGLCQSCFQANHHLEYFPEGDGHPALCFPKSAGEIVEETMDLWGERCSNCKQEIRKFNGLCFSCLKPIDSLAKSHARTKHVPSESLASTGSYGTLSHQDQGQTFSQINESGKCRNPNCQYFGTEEQNGFCTTCFLKYVEEIGASSEQDPNRQQSKEPPPSPGDLAQISSHLKNMSVCCKHECSMLANPVYNGYCEKCYVDVQRKHFQRLEMVSDIPTEQHAWSPVMRRCPNSNPSNDPKLPERTTSEHIGWETVRSRNNSSGHLQSSHILTSSSSDQRNAEPKRILCRTHDCKHFGNEKCDGYCNACFTTSQMFGK